In one Coriobacteriia bacterium genomic region, the following are encoded:
- a CDS encoding prolipoprotein diacylglyceryl transferase family protein yields MNPVLRIPLGTGTLELGVYSTFYLLAWACCPLVAAVVARRGGAPFARALGVYAGAMAAGVIGARIFDLGIAGRFYAEDPSRVWSLQFQGFSLYGGLLVAALTAIGLAQFTRLDRWPLADAAVPALVLGVALMRTGCFLRGCCFGVECALPWGVVFPLGSPAWELQVASGRLGLLSALGGAAAMPVHPTQLYEIAAAVILGGAAWVLARRGAPRGVPFLAFAFGFTAFRLLNGYLRARQQVITAPVWFYPVFYAVVLAILAVLIARRYHAARAQAQEALARYP; encoded by the coding sequence GTGAACCCGGTCCTTCGGATACCGCTGGGGACCGGGACGCTCGAGCTGGGCGTGTACAGCACGTTCTACCTGCTCGCGTGGGCGTGCTGCCCGCTGGTGGCGGCCGTGGTCGCGCGGCGAGGCGGAGCCCCGTTCGCTCGCGCGCTCGGCGTCTATGCCGGGGCGATGGCTGCCGGGGTCATAGGCGCGCGCATCTTCGACTTGGGGATAGCAGGGCGCTTCTACGCTGAGGACCCGTCGCGCGTGTGGAGCCTTCAGTTCCAGGGGTTCTCCCTCTATGGCGGGTTGCTCGTGGCAGCGCTGACTGCGATCGGGCTGGCGCAGTTCACTCGGCTCGACCGGTGGCCGCTTGCTGATGCGGCGGTGCCGGCGCTCGTTCTTGGCGTTGCGCTCATGCGCACCGGCTGCTTCCTGCGGGGCTGCTGCTTCGGAGTGGAGTGCGCTCTACCTTGGGGCGTGGTCTTCCCGTTGGGGAGCCCGGCGTGGGAGCTTCAGGTGGCGAGCGGCCGGCTTGGGTTGCTGAGCGCGCTGGGCGGCGCGGCGGCGATGCCGGTCCATCCCACGCAGCTCTACGAGATCGCTGCTGCCGTCATCCTGGGCGGCGCGGCGTGGGTTCTGGCCCGGCGCGGCGCACCGCGCGGCGTGCCGTTCCTCGCGTTCGCCTTTGGCTTCACGGCGTTTCGCCTGCTCAACGGATACCTGCGTGCGCGGCAGCAGGTCATCACGGCGCCGGTCTGGTTCTACCCGGTCTTCTACGCGGTGGTGCTGGCGATTCTTGCGGTTCTGATCGCCCGGCGGTACCACGCGGCCCGCGCCCAGGCGCAGGAGGCCCTGGCGCGCTACCCCTGA
- a CDS encoding DNA-3-methyladenine glycosylase 2 family protein: MQGPPRYTDPMFRTLRYTADDAASRHLAQADPELGVLIDRIGAVEVAVTGGGFEVMAEAIVSQQLSAKAAATIWRKLAEQVGSSAESLAAASHESLRFAGLSNRKAEYVADIARATLAGEIDWVALESLDDEAVIDTLVPLRGVGRWTAEMYLVFALGRPDVLALDDFGLRSSAGRMTGLGGPMSRTDLAQRGERWRPWRSAACLWLWSDQG; the protein is encoded by the coding sequence ATGCAGGGGCCACCGCGCTACACTGACCCCATGTTTCGCACACTGCGCTACACCGCCGACGACGCAGCATCGCGTCACCTCGCCCAAGCCGACCCCGAGCTCGGAGTCCTCATCGACCGCATCGGCGCAGTCGAGGTCGCCGTGACCGGAGGCGGCTTCGAGGTCATGGCGGAGGCCATCGTCTCGCAACAGCTGTCGGCCAAGGCTGCTGCCACCATCTGGCGCAAGCTCGCCGAGCAGGTCGGGTCGTCGGCCGAATCGCTTGCCGCGGCCTCCCACGAGTCCCTGCGCTTTGCAGGGCTGTCTAACCGTAAGGCCGAATACGTCGCCGACATCGCACGCGCCACCTTGGCCGGCGAGATCGACTGGGTTGCGCTCGAGTCGCTCGATGACGAGGCGGTCATCGACACCCTTGTTCCCCTGCGCGGCGTCGGGCGCTGGACCGCCGAGATGTACCTGGTCTTCGCCTTGGGCCGACCCGATGTGCTCGCCCTCGATGACTTCGGCCTCCGCAGCAGTGCCGGGCGCATGACCGGGCTCGGCGGCCCGATGAGTCGCACGGATCTGGCCCAGCGCGGTGAGCGATGGCGGCCGTGGCGCAGCGCTGCATGCCTGTGGCTGTGGTCAGATCAGGGGTAG
- a CDS encoding sigma-70 family RNA polymerase sigma factor: MTSRSSAVAFDSEDSVRPYLSRIGKVPLLTAAGEVDLAVKIQAGVEAEHRLERADADRSPLVRRRLERVAAVGVAARETLTVSNLRLVVMNAKRYQGLGLPLADLIQAGNIGLMRAVEKYDHTRGFRFSTYATNWIKQGIRRAISDQARNVRLPVHMGEQIQQVNRVRRGLVTTLGREPRNEEIAAELEVDVERVEMLLSLSHDTISLETPVGTEGDCSLGEFVVDDKEPTAFDSAVVQAMRDDVAHVLSTLTDRERRVIELRFGLGDDAPCTLDEVGREFGVTRERIRQIEGKTLSRLRSSSHVARMREYIN; this comes from the coding sequence ATGACGTCAAGAAGCTCCGCCGTCGCGTTCGACTCCGAAGACTCCGTAAGGCCGTACCTGAGCCGCATCGGGAAGGTCCCCCTTCTCACGGCTGCGGGCGAGGTCGATCTGGCTGTGAAGATCCAGGCGGGGGTCGAGGCGGAGCATCGCTTGGAGCGGGCTGACGCCGATCGCTCACCGCTGGTTCGGCGCCGGCTGGAGCGAGTAGCCGCGGTCGGAGTGGCGGCGCGGGAGACCCTCACCGTCTCTAACCTGCGTCTGGTCGTGATGAACGCCAAGCGCTACCAAGGCCTCGGACTTCCGCTCGCCGACTTGATCCAAGCGGGCAACATCGGGCTCATGCGTGCGGTTGAGAAGTACGATCACACACGCGGATTCCGGTTCTCGACCTATGCCACCAACTGGATCAAGCAGGGAATCAGGCGCGCCATATCCGACCAGGCGCGCAACGTCCGGCTGCCTGTGCACATGGGCGAGCAGATCCAGCAGGTGAACCGCGTGCGCCGTGGCTTGGTCACCACGCTCGGCCGTGAGCCAAGAAACGAGGAGATCGCCGCCGAGCTCGAGGTGGACGTCGAGCGGGTCGAGATGCTTCTGAGTCTGAGCCACGACACCATATCTCTGGAGACCCCGGTCGGCACCGAAGGTGACTGCAGCCTTGGGGAGTTCGTGGTGGACGACAAGGAGCCGACGGCGTTCGATTCGGCGGTCGTCCAGGCCATGCGCGATGACGTCGCCCATGTCTTGTCCACCCTCACAGACCGGGAGCGCCGAGTCATCGAGCTGCGGTTTGGCCTCGGTGACGACGCGCCCTGCACGCTCGACGAGGTCGGTCGCGAGTTTGGCGTCACGCGCGAGCGCATCCGTCAGATCGAGGGCAAGACGCTCTCACGCTTGCGTAGCTCGTCGCACGTCGCGAGGATGCGCGAGTACATCAACTAG
- the serS gene encoding serine--tRNA ligase gives MLDARLIRDNPDAVRTAMANRNASWDVDAFLSLDEERRRLIAEVESLQAKRNEASKAIGALMKDGKRDEAEAAKEAVRDVNDSIAGLEGAMAEVDATVRDLLMTAPNIPDAVVPVGASEDDNVEVRRWGTPRAFDFEPVAHWDLGPALGIIDFERAVKLAKSRFVLLGGMGAKLERALINFMLDTHADAGYKEWWPPLLANAETLTGTGQLPKFEDDLFKTDGEGTPLYLIPTAEVQLTNIHRDEVLEGDTLPRHYTAFTSCFREEAGSAGRDTRGMIRVHQFDKVELVKFARPEESMDALEGMVADAERILQLLELPYRTIVLCTGDMGFGAAKTYDIEVWLPSYGAYKEISSCSNCGDFQARRAAIKYRQPAEFKGSRLVHTLNGSGLAVGRTFAAILENYQQADGSVVIPEALRPYLRGVDRIEAEG, from the coding sequence ATGCTCGACGCGCGCTTGATCCGCGACAACCCCGATGCCGTGCGCACCGCCATGGCCAACCGCAACGCGTCGTGGGATGTCGACGCGTTCCTCTCGCTTGACGAGGAGCGCCGCCGCCTCATCGCAGAAGTCGAGTCCCTCCAGGCCAAACGCAACGAGGCGAGCAAGGCTATCGGCGCTCTGATGAAAGACGGCAAGCGCGACGAGGCGGAGGCCGCCAAGGAAGCCGTGCGCGACGTCAATGACTCGATCGCCGGCCTCGAGGGCGCGATGGCCGAGGTCGACGCGACGGTACGCGACCTGCTCATGACGGCGCCGAACATCCCTGATGCGGTCGTCCCGGTCGGGGCGAGCGAGGACGATAACGTCGAGGTGCGCCGCTGGGGCACACCCCGTGCGTTCGATTTCGAGCCCGTCGCGCACTGGGACCTAGGCCCCGCGCTCGGCATCATCGACTTCGAGCGGGCGGTGAAGCTGGCCAAGAGCCGCTTTGTGCTTCTGGGCGGCATGGGCGCCAAGCTTGAGCGAGCACTCATCAACTTCATGCTCGATACGCACGCCGACGCGGGCTACAAGGAGTGGTGGCCGCCCTTGCTCGCCAACGCTGAGACGCTGACCGGCACGGGCCAGCTGCCGAAGTTCGAGGACGACCTGTTCAAGACCGATGGCGAGGGCACGCCGCTCTATCTGATTCCCACGGCCGAGGTGCAGCTGACGAACATCCATCGCGACGAGGTGCTCGAGGGTGACACGCTCCCGCGGCACTACACCGCGTTCACGTCGTGCTTTCGCGAGGAGGCCGGCAGCGCCGGGCGCGACACGCGCGGCATGATCCGCGTCCACCAGTTCGACAAGGTCGAGCTGGTGAAGTTCGCACGTCCCGAGGAGTCGATGGACGCGCTCGAGGGCATGGTCGCCGACGCCGAGCGCATCCTGCAGCTGCTGGAGTTGCCGTACCGCACCATCGTGCTGTGCACCGGCGACATGGGCTTCGGAGCAGCCAAGACCTACGACATCGAGGTGTGGTTGCCCAGCTATGGCGCGTACAAGGAGATCTCCAGTTGTTCCAACTGCGGGGACTTCCAGGCGAGGCGCGCGGCGATCAAGTATCGCCAGCCCGCGGAGTTCAAGGGGAGTCGCCTCGTGCATACCCTGAACGGCTCCGGCCTCGCGGTCGGCCGCACCTTCGCGGCCATCCTTGAGAACTACCAGCAGGCCGATGGCAGCGTGGTGATTCCCGAGGCCCTGCGCCCGTACCTGCGGGGAGTCGACCGCATCGAGGCCGAGGGGTAG
- a CDS encoding PAS domain-containing protein, which produces MVHPVNDTAFLSALFEALPAPILLYSPDSVIESNTRARAMLEADSSERLRGMPMSQLVHPGSREASDSRRRALFQFDQQPEPVAIELVSLRGNSFQATTVATSFTFDDMRYGVVVELGSSRRCTSLSTRTAPPEALGAGSVIGGALHVLPLPVLTVTTRVVTFVNQAACDMLGATDPAELVGVSAMDVLHPDARDAMHERVAPLISNEGRVLDLPLKALRLDGQCLRTSCLTTCTPYEDEPVFIFVATGYEPVAP; this is translated from the coding sequence ATGGTTCATCCCGTGAACGACACTGCGTTCCTGTCGGCGCTCTTTGAAGCGCTCCCTGCACCGATTCTCCTGTATTCGCCCGATTCGGTGATCGAGTCGAATACGCGGGCACGGGCGATGCTTGAGGCGGATTCCTCAGAGCGGTTGCGCGGAATGCCGATGTCTCAGCTGGTTCATCCGGGAAGCCGCGAAGCGAGTGACAGCCGCCGACGTGCGCTGTTTCAGTTCGATCAGCAGCCCGAGCCTGTGGCTATCGAGCTGGTGTCACTGAGAGGAAACAGCTTTCAGGCGACCACTGTGGCGACCAGCTTCACGTTTGACGATATGCGCTACGGCGTGGTTGTCGAATTGGGGAGTTCGCGCCGGTGCACTTCCCTCTCCACCCGGACGGCACCGCCGGAGGCTCTCGGCGCCGGCAGTGTCATCGGAGGGGCGCTTCACGTGCTGCCCCTGCCTGTTCTCACGGTCACTACGCGCGTGGTGACCTTCGTGAATCAGGCCGCCTGCGACATGCTCGGCGCAACGGACCCTGCTGAGCTGGTTGGCGTATCGGCCATGGACGTGCTCCACCCGGACGCTCGCGATGCCATGCACGAGCGCGTCGCGCCCCTCATCAGCAACGAGGGACGAGTGCTGGATCTGCCCCTCAAGGCTCTGAGGCTTGACGGTCAGTGCCTGCGCACGTCATGTCTGACCACGTGCACGCCCTACGAGGATGAGCCGGTCTTCATCTTCGTGGCTACCGGCTACGAACCGGTCGCGCCCTAG
- a CDS encoding amidohydrolase family protein, with the protein MVDIHTHAFADDIAPRAIPALLESARGELTAHYDGTIDGLVAAMDRSGVDISVIQPVATKPGQVRAINDWAAAQASKRIVPFGAMHPELEDPAREIARMRALGLKGFKLHPEHQSFSPSEPRLRALFEATQDAGMIVLFHAGADVIHPTVNGTPEAFAALIDSFPRLTVVLAHLGGFREWEGVAEHLAGRDVWLDTSYTPGHLPDDEFVALVRAHGAHRVLFGSDGPWTDAGSEIAHLRSLPLTDAELESMLGTNARRLLML; encoded by the coding sequence GTGGTCGACATTCACACGCACGCGTTCGCGGACGACATCGCTCCGCGGGCGATTCCGGCGCTCCTCGAGAGCGCCCGTGGTGAGCTGACTGCGCACTACGACGGCACGATCGACGGGCTGGTGGCCGCCATGGACCGCTCGGGAGTGGACATCTCGGTCATCCAGCCGGTTGCCACGAAACCGGGCCAGGTGAGGGCCATCAACGACTGGGCCGCGGCTCAGGCTTCCAAGCGCATCGTGCCGTTCGGCGCCATGCATCCGGAACTCGAGGACCCCGCACGCGAGATCGCGCGCATGCGCGCCTTGGGGCTCAAGGGGTTCAAGCTCCACCCCGAGCACCAGTCGTTCTCGCCGAGCGAGCCCCGCCTTCGCGCCCTCTTCGAGGCGACCCAAGACGCCGGCATGATCGTCCTCTTCCACGCGGGAGCCGATGTGATCCACCCCACGGTCAACGGGACTCCGGAAGCGTTTGCCGCGCTCATCGACTCCTTCCCGCGCCTGACGGTCGTGCTCGCCCATTTGGGCGGTTTTCGCGAGTGGGAGGGCGTGGCCGAGCATCTCGCAGGGCGCGACGTCTGGCTCGATACCTCGTACACGCCGGGCCACCTCCCCGACGATGAGTTCGTGGCATTGGTTCGTGCCCACGGTGCCCATCGCGTGCTGTTCGGCAGCGACGGCCCCTGGACGGACGCCGGAAGCGAGATCGCTCACCTGCGCTCGCTGCCGCTGACCGACGCAGAGCTCGAGAGCATGCTCGGCACGAACGCGCGGCGGCTGCTGATGCTCTGA
- the zwf gene encoding glucose-6-phosphate dehydrogenase, protein MRNDLAPTILVVFGATGDLMARKVVPSLFYLYGKGMLPERLCVVGFGRRPWEHADLQNHVRGILAERVPHAHLEDVDRFVDFFRYQEGTFDADSAYADTKAYLSRIESGWGVCANKLFYLAVPPSNYENIFRRLAASGLTDSCSSTEGWTRVLVEKPFGDDQQTARQLDTLLGSLFREEQVYRIDHYLAKEMLQGIMNFRFTNNLFETEWNRSAIERIDITLLESIGAEKRGAFYDAVGALRDVGQNHLLQMLALVTMEQPGSSSPADIRQARAQLIDSLPTMTSGEVADNTFRAQHDGFREIVGVGPASDTETYFKIRTRLAGPRWAGVPVTMESGKRMGPACKRIVVTFRHPVDCLCEEHAHVTNKVVFTLEPSDRIEIVFFAKKPGFDTEVEERSFSFFLYEKSEKAQYVEEYGKLLFDAFRGDQTLFVSTREVDAGWRFIDPIVDAWRSGVAPLHAYAPDTAAIVTEADAFLARKTVRGRVGVAGLGKMGAGLARNLMQHGWRVVGWNRTPAVARSMAVDGLQPSETLIDMVAALQPPRVIWLMVPAGAPVDELLFGAKGDDVGGLMKLLAPGDTVIDGGNSHFSDAPRRAERLAEVGVRYVDCGTSGGPAGARHGATLMVGGDSSTFEALEPMLADVAAPGGYRFFPGHGAGHFVKMVHNGIEYGMMQSIAEGFAVLQASPFELDLEQVADLYQHRSVVESRLVGWLEDAYAEYGDDLEGVSGVVGHSGEGEWTIRAGEELGVATPVISESLDFRKRSEASPDYTGQVLTALRNAFGGHGLGPGGGPRR, encoded by the coding sequence ATGCGAAACGACCTCGCCCCCACCATCCTTGTCGTCTTCGGCGCGACCGGCGACTTGATGGCCCGTAAGGTGGTGCCGTCGTTGTTCTACCTGTACGGCAAGGGTATGTTGCCCGAGCGCCTCTGCGTGGTGGGATTCGGTCGGAGGCCGTGGGAGCATGCGGACCTTCAGAACCACGTACGCGGCATCCTCGCCGAGCGGGTTCCCCACGCGCACCTCGAGGACGTCGACCGGTTCGTCGACTTCTTCCGCTATCAGGAGGGGACCTTCGATGCGGATTCGGCGTACGCCGACACCAAGGCGTATCTGAGCCGGATCGAATCCGGTTGGGGGGTATGCGCCAACAAGCTCTTCTACCTGGCGGTGCCGCCCAGCAACTACGAGAACATCTTCCGCCGACTGGCTGCAAGCGGTCTCACCGACTCGTGCAGCTCCACCGAGGGCTGGACCCGCGTGCTGGTGGAGAAGCCGTTCGGTGACGATCAGCAGACCGCTCGCCAACTGGACACGCTGCTGGGTTCTCTCTTCCGCGAGGAGCAGGTCTACCGCATCGATCACTACCTCGCCAAGGAGATGCTCCAGGGCATCATGAACTTCCGGTTCACCAACAACCTGTTCGAGACGGAGTGGAACCGCAGCGCCATCGAGCGGATCGACATCACCTTGCTTGAGTCGATCGGGGCCGAGAAGCGCGGGGCGTTCTACGACGCCGTGGGCGCGCTCAGGGACGTCGGCCAGAACCACCTGCTGCAAATGCTTGCGCTCGTCACGATGGAGCAACCCGGCTCTTCGAGCCCGGCCGACATCCGGCAGGCGCGCGCGCAGCTCATAGACTCGCTGCCGACGATGACCAGCGGCGAGGTCGCAGACAACACCTTTCGAGCCCAGCACGACGGCTTTCGCGAGATCGTCGGCGTCGGACCCGCCAGCGATACCGAGACGTACTTCAAGATCCGAACCCGTCTGGCCGGACCGCGCTGGGCGGGGGTGCCGGTCACGATGGAGTCGGGCAAGCGGATGGGACCGGCGTGCAAACGCATCGTGGTGACATTTCGTCACCCTGTTGACTGTTTGTGCGAGGAGCACGCACACGTCACAAACAAGGTCGTATTCACGCTCGAGCCCTCCGACCGCATCGAGATCGTCTTCTTCGCCAAGAAGCCCGGCTTCGACACCGAAGTGGAGGAACGCTCCTTCTCGTTCTTCCTGTACGAGAAGTCCGAGAAGGCACAGTACGTCGAGGAGTACGGGAAGCTGCTCTTTGACGCGTTTCGCGGCGACCAGACGCTGTTCGTGTCCACGCGTGAGGTCGATGCCGGCTGGCGCTTCATCGATCCCATCGTGGACGCCTGGCGCAGCGGCGTCGCGCCATTGCACGCCTACGCGCCGGACACTGCAGCCATCGTGACCGAGGCCGACGCGTTCCTCGCGCGCAAGACGGTGCGCGGGCGCGTCGGCGTTGCGGGGCTCGGGAAGATGGGGGCTGGTCTGGCGAGGAACCTCATGCAGCACGGTTGGCGCGTGGTGGGCTGGAACCGTACGCCCGCGGTCGCGCGTTCCATGGCGGTCGACGGGCTGCAGCCTTCGGAGACGCTCATCGACATGGTGGCGGCGCTGCAGCCGCCGCGCGTCATCTGGCTCATGGTGCCGGCTGGTGCGCCTGTCGACGAGCTCTTGTTCGGAGCCAAAGGCGATGACGTCGGCGGCCTGATGAAGCTGCTCGCCCCGGGCGACACGGTCATCGATGGGGGCAACTCGCACTTCAGCGACGCGCCCCGGCGCGCCGAACGCCTCGCCGAAGTCGGCGTGCGCTACGTCGACTGCGGGACGAGCGGTGGTCCTGCGGGCGCCCGACACGGAGCCACGCTGATGGTCGGTGGCGATTCGTCGACCTTTGAGGCCCTCGAGCCGATGCTTGCCGACGTCGCGGCGCCGGGCGGGTACCGCTTCTTCCCGGGCCACGGCGCGGGCCACTTCGTCAAGATGGTTCACAACGGCATCGAGTACGGGATGATGCAGTCGATCGCTGAGGGCTTCGCCGTCTTGCAGGCGTCGCCCTTCGAGCTTGACTTGGAGCAGGTAGCCGACCTCTATCAGCACCGGAGTGTGGTGGAGTCGAGGCTCGTCGGCTGGCTCGAGGACGCCTATGCCGAGTACGGCGACGACCTCGAGGGCGTGAGCGGGGTGGTGGGTCATAGCGGCGAAGGAGAATGGACGATTCGCGCGGGTGAGGAGCTCGGTGTTGCCACGCCGGTGATCAGCGAGTCACTCGACTTCCGCAAGCGCTCCGAGGCGTCGCCCGACTACACCGGGCAGGTACTGACTGCGCTGCGCAACGCCTTCGGCGGGCATGGCCTCGGCCCGGGAGGCGGACCGCGCCGCTAG
- a CDS encoding Fic family protein — protein sequence MRGSFGPGHLEKTTVPMSTVRSIGLLGEYKGTQQLFEKQSPQALRALREVARVQSIESSNRIEGVTAASGRVAELAAEKTTPRDRSEQEIAGYRDVLSTVHASAQGMDVSTGLVLQLHRDLYQFSPTPGGTWKCTANDIVDVLPDGTHRLRFSPVAPHLVDTAMHDLIAGYHSVMSGGQVDFLISVPAFVLDFLCIHPFSDGNGRLSRILNLMLLYQSGYDVGRYISLEKVIEDSKETYYEALGASSEGWHEGRHDLVPWLQYSHGVLLAAYLEFGQRVGQMGTGRGAKREMVIDCIRHLPTTFRYADIERACPGVSRPTIVRVLGELRDNGEIRCTKGGRDATWERTTQ from the coding sequence ATGCGCGGTTCGTTCGGGCCCGGTCACCTCGAAAAGACCACCGTGCCCATGTCCACGGTCCGCTCGATCGGTCTGCTTGGCGAGTACAAGGGCACGCAACAGCTCTTCGAGAAGCAGTCGCCTCAGGCGTTGAGAGCTCTTCGCGAGGTTGCTCGCGTGCAGAGCATCGAGTCGTCCAACAGGATCGAGGGCGTGACCGCGGCCTCGGGGCGCGTGGCCGAGCTGGCCGCGGAAAAGACGACACCGAGGGATCGCTCAGAACAGGAGATCGCCGGGTATCGCGACGTGTTGTCGACCGTCCACGCAAGCGCGCAAGGCATGGACGTGTCGACTGGGCTCGTCCTCCAATTGCATCGTGACCTCTACCAATTCTCACCCACTCCGGGCGGGACGTGGAAGTGCACCGCCAACGACATCGTCGACGTCCTGCCCGACGGCACGCACCGCTTGAGGTTCAGCCCGGTCGCACCGCACCTCGTCGACACCGCGATGCACGACCTGATAGCCGGCTACCACTCGGTGATGTCGGGAGGGCAGGTTGACTTCCTGATCTCGGTCCCCGCCTTCGTGCTCGACTTCCTATGCATCCACCCGTTTTCCGACGGCAACGGACGGCTGTCGCGCATCCTGAACCTGATGCTGCTGTATCAGTCGGGGTACGACGTCGGCCGCTACATCAGTCTCGAAAAAGTCATCGAAGATTCGAAGGAGACGTACTACGAGGCGCTCGGAGCATCATCTGAAGGTTGGCACGAAGGCCGGCACGATCTGGTGCCGTGGCTGCAGTACTCGCATGGAGTACTTCTCGCCGCGTACCTGGAGTTCGGGCAACGAGTCGGACAGATGGGGACGGGGCGCGGGGCGAAACGCGAGATGGTGATCGACTGCATCCGGCACCTCCCAACGACCTTCCGCTATGCGGACATTGAACGAGCCTGTCCGGGAGTAAGCCGGCCCACGATTGTCCGGGTGCTCGGCGAGCTGAGGGACAACGGTGAGATCCGGTGCACAAAGGGCGGGCGCGACGCGACGTGGGAGAGAACGACTCAGTGA